Below is a genomic region from Xiphophorus couchianus chromosome 9, X_couchianus-1.0, whole genome shotgun sequence.
CACACTGATGCATTTAAAGGGGGAGATATTATGTAAACTCGTCTTTTTTACCCTTATGTAATGTTATAATgccattccctcatcaaaagcatacctggagtgttgttttaattctttcatgcatgtttgaggactCCTTAGCTGCAGTCTCCAACCGAGTTTCATCATATGAACCACTTCTCAGTCCAGTACTCCTAAGAACGGTTGTAAACAGCATAATGgtgaagcattgttgtgatgacaatGCTCCACCattgtcatcacaacaatgcttcacAACATGTCCCTTTAAAGATGAAGGGTCGGAAGGTCAGAattttattagaataaaaatctgcatcAAATTCCTAAACACTGGATGAGCTACATAATCTTTACCAGTCTTTGTTAGAGATCAGGTTGTTTGTTTCTCAAAGAGAGGGGTAACATTATCTTCTTTCAACAACCCCAGCAGTAGACCAACTTTACTGCTTTGACAAACACAACTCTCCCCCCCttatgtaaacacacacatgcagggtCAGTGAATTATTTTGCATATTGGTGAATATGCTGAGCGTGTTGGATGAAAGGATGGCTGTTTTATAAAGTTGCAGGGCTTCGTTTCACGACTCAAGGCTGCTTCCTTCATTGCAGTCCGTGCCCTCGAGTGTATTAAAGAGCCCGACTCATCAGGGCGGCACAGCTCAGCACTCCTAACTAGTGTTAGAGGTCACTGAGAGACCTGATCACAGCGAGACAAAGGGAGACAGCAGGATCAAAGGCATCCAGATCGAAGACAAATATCCAGGCAGGCAGGGTTTGAAAGAAAGATGAGGCAGAGGGAGCTGGAGCCAACCGGTTTCTGCACTTTAATGggagagaaaaagctttttttgtatTCTAATCGTGTCACGTTGTAGCAGATTTGACACttcaaagcaaaaacagcagctttttgTTGTACCATAATTGTGGCAGATATTTTCATCCCGGCGGAAATCTAAATGATTGAAGAAGTGCTAACCCTTCctttatgccttttttttttttttacatagaaacaCTTACTAGAGTAAACTCAGATACAAAATCACATCATGACAACTTGTTTTTTAATCAGCAAAACCTTCCCACCTGATTGGAGACTAGACTTCAGACTCAATGTGGAGCCAATTTTGTTCTCAGCGTGAGTTCATGCAGAGACAGGAGGCTGCTATGAAACAAGGGAAACGGCTGAGCAAGAAATCAGCACTAACAACaatttgaaggaaaaaacaaatctttgaatTGGTTGTGAGCTCAGTCTGACTCCACTGGCCCAAACTTTGTCTCAGAAGTAGCTCTCGCTGAGGGATCATACTGAGTATAACCACCTTTTACTGCAGATACAACTATCAACTTTGCACATCCAGAAACTGCCTGGATGTGCAGGCGATATTCTTCTTTGTAGAATGgtttacaaagtaaaacattacagATTCTTGTGTAGATCTGGTCTTATGTTAAGGGCTGGTGTCCTACTGGAAGGTCAACTTTCTCTCATTTCACATTTGTTTCACCGTGTCAGCTTTGGTTTTCAGGATTGTCCTGACCAAATCACCTTCTTCTACACTTTGAGTGTGAATgacttgacaaaaaaacaaagctaaagaACAATGGTTTTCTTTGACAGATTAGAGGAATGAATGGCTAACAGTTGTTCTATCAACAGACTCCTCTACCTTAGTTGTGCATCTCTTTCCTTTCTAGTTGTCATTTTATATGGAAGTCCATGTCTTGGAAGGACTGTGATTGTACCATACCATTTCCTTCTTTGACAATAGACTGAACAGTTctccaaaaatgttaaataacttCTCCAGATATAACGGTCTCCTGCTTTTGCTGGAACAGTTCACAGCAGTACAGCAGCCGGGATTAGGGTCAGCGCCCTCAAATCTGAGACCATGTGTTTTAACTAGACAGAGCAGAGTGCCCTCTCTTCTTTGTAAACGCTGCTCCACGTTGTGTCAGTCATGAAATCTTAATGTAACACACGTTGTCAGGttcacaaaaagaagaagaaagacaaatgaATTGGATTTTACTcgagaggagagcagagaggagtcTGATTTTCAGTCTCCAAACTTGCTCTGTGAATCCTCTCTTGCTTCTCCTCCTTTATTTGCATCATGATGCCCTTTTTTACATTGGCCAGCAGTTGCTAAAATGGGTGGGAAAACAAAACCCAGCTGCTAACACATAGTCATAAATCTTTCTGTACAATGAAATCTCCTGTCTTAGTGCATGTGAGGTCTTCAAGGCAGTTCCCATGTTTCTGGGTCACAAACTTTGATCCTTTAGCCTTTGGGTCTCTTACTAAGGGCAGTTCTTAGTTTTGTCTCCAGAGTGGCTGGTATCTGCTTCCAATCTGGAACACTTATCAGTTTCCTGTAGACATCTCTCACAAAAGCACacatggaagaaaacaaaagaatctcACAGTTCTTAAAGTCATTGAGTATATAATGGGATAAAAGATATTTACAGTTCTAACACACGTTGAAGTTTGTTATTGCGATGTGAGAAAGTgtaaagggtgtgaatacttttgcaaggcaacgTATCTTAGTTTCTAGTTTAAATGCAGTGACAGAATAGATTGTGCGATGGACAGGTGGATCAGGGGTTTTCCTCCAGAAATGAGGGCGTTGCTCTGCTTTGCTGCAGTAAAACAACAGCTGAGCTGAAAGGGAAAGTTCTGGATATACCGGCTCATCAGCATATCAAACCCCAATTATGGTCACGTGATGTGAATCATGACCAAAACAAGACTGAGATAACAACCACTTCAACTTATATTGATTAATTAGCTGTACTGTTAGGGTCAGTATCTGTTACGTGGTGGGGAATCTTGAAGCAGCGCTGATCCACTTCTGCATCAAAAGGACAGAAAAGTTCACATTAAAACCTTAAGCAGCACATAGCAACACATTTTCTGcttcataaaaaaagacaaatactgtTCCTTTctgaaaactacatttatttcacTAGATTCAATGTAATATATAACAATAGGAGGAGTTTGACATACATTATGGATAGAAAAGATCACGATAAAAGTCTTAGCAGCTATTCTAAGTGCTGTTTCCTCAACTTTATAGTATATCCCACATTACCTTTATGCCAAAATATAGAACTTCTCAGAGaatcagaacaaaaagaaaacaattcttACTCTTGGAGCTTATATAAAAATAGTTaacttttggaaagaaaattaacaaGATTTACTGTACTATATGTTGTATTACagcatttgaaaaacattttggattatGTGACCTTGGTAAAATTTggtctgaaataattttttgatcATACTGTACACTCCTGAATACCACAAAATTTAATCAGCAGATTAATATTACATTCAAATATTCCATATCAACaagtcatttgtttattttttctcctttagtGCAAAATTGCACCTGTAATTCCTGTCAGTTTGTCCTTCATTCGTACAACAAAAGTCAGCATTACTATAAATTATTCaagcttgaaaacattttccttggATTAAGAGGGAAAATGTTCAAGGGAATTCTTTTATGTTtgcaaatatacaaaacaaatttacagttTGTGCAAGTTTCCACATAGAGCCATGTAAAACTGAAGCAatgcagcaaaagaaaatgctaaacCGGGTTTCTGGGGAGTAGTGAAGTGTCCCCTCAGCGATAGAGACACATGCTCGTACTCCGGTACAAGTACATGTAGGCGTCGCAGAAGAGACGCTTGGCTACACCTTTCATGTCCCGCGGCACCTGATTGGCCAGCTCGGCAGGAGACATTTCCAGGTACATGCCAACCTCAGGACAGGCTTGCACCTCAGGGATGTTGAATCCATCTCTCTCTCCTAAGAACAAAGCACAAATCAAATAAGCTTTCTCTCTGTTTGGAGAAATGTTATGTCAGAACTCAACGCCCACCTTCTCTATCGGCCATGCTGTCAAAGAAGATCCAGTCACGTGTGTTTGGTCCGTGTTTGACAAAGGACACATAGTGGCTTGTCTCGATGCAGAGCACAGCGAACAGCTCCAGGCGGTCTCTGGTGAGCGAGTGGGGGATGCCGCGGTCGATGTAGCCTTTGGGGACTTCCAGGGCTGCAGGCTGATGGGAGAGGCGCTGAGGGTGAGAGTGCACCTGCGGAGAAATACAGACTTTTATGGGAAGATATTCAAAATCTGAAACACTCATTATAAGACTGAGTCTAACTGAggaaaatttataaaaaaaattccaactACTGAGTTGCAGCAGATGAGCAAATAACCCTCAAGTTGACTGCTGTGAAATAAGCCAACAAAAGCCCACATACAatacaaaccaacaaaacaatattaaacaattttacTCTAAAAATATTAGAGTGGTGTTAGTGCAGCTCCAATAATTTATAGATTCTCAAAAAGTTATCAGCGATCATCAAATTAAGTTAGAAACCAGGGAAGGCTAGTTTTAATACAAATGTATAGACAGCCATAGCCACTGAATCTGATGGCATTTTCTGATACTCATCGCTATCATGTTGTGTGTTCCAAACAAGAGCAGGTAGTGAGAGTGTAGATCACATTCAGCAGATCAAATTGAATCTTAAAGTTCCTACACATTACTGCCGTTAGCATCTTTTCCACACTGCCACTTGAAAAAGAAACCACTTTATGTTTTACTTAGTTGACTTAGAAggtatgttgtattttattatttcattcacATAGAATCTTAAAAGAtaagtgttttataaataaactttaacttgaACACAAATGTTGCAGCAAAACCACCAACCTGAGTGGAACACGTCTTGCAGAAGACTTTAAATCCTGTTTGGCTAAAAACTGGCTCTTTAAAACAGTCGGCGCACTCTTCCACTGCCATGTGTCCACACATAATGCACTGCTGAGGACCTGAAACACACTCAGACAATGAGTTTTGTTTACTGTGTTGCATCATGTCTGATCAGACGTGTTTTAATTTTACCCTCAGAGAGGAGGTCGGTGATGTCCAGCTCCAGGGAGGgaataattttactgaacatCTTGAATTTCTTCCCAAAGCGAGGCATCTGAAGGATGAGGCAGGACGGCACCTAAAGtttaaagacagagaaaaaggcAAAGAGGAGTGCTGAGTAAAACGTTTAACTGAGGCACCTAGTGGTGGAAAAGGAGCAGGTCGGAAAAGGTTCAAACTAAAACATCTGAGTATTTATTGATAGTCACTAAAGAAAAGAGGGAGCCCACCTCTGCCAGTTTGAGTCCTCCACTGTGAAAAGAATGTTCCAGTAGCTGCTGGACTGTGGGCAGAACCAGGctgtggttctggtccagaaatATCTGATAGCAGTAGCTCTCCTGCACTTTGCCAGCAGCCGATCTAAAcagagaaagacaaagaaagaaattgtaAAAGCATGTGTGGTACAGTTAAATCATAGAAAGGAAAAGGTGAAGGAATACAGCTTCAGCAGAGGCTCCAGGACAAGAATGTGGTGCATCACAATGATGAGGAACTCCTCTGGATCTGAAACAGACAAGTTACATCAAGACTTTGagttttaatctcagaatcAAATTGGACCTTTTAGGAGCTTGAGGATCAGACTGACCCTTCTCATCAGTGGTGAAGGACTGACAGTAGCcatgtttctgcagctgctctCGAAACCTCATGATGTCTTGCCCCTGAACAAATCCCTTACTGCAAACAGCACACAAATCATTAAGCACTGCCTTCCCACAGCAACACGAACAAAAGATGCAAaagaagacacacacacacacctgcggAGTGGGTTGACAATATCGTGGAGTAAAATTCTCTGGATTGGAGCATCCTGAGGAGTTGTTGCTTTGAACAACATAGAGTCCAACACAGAGGAGCAGGAGAACAATCTGAAGgccacaaaggaaaaaaaaaatgtttagctatttttaacttttaaatattttcagagaCTATaggcagtctttttttttattttgctacaaataaaaatctttatctaattctaacagatttttaataatgtatttcataattaaaaatgtatgattcTAACCCAAAGAGGGCAGAGTCCATGTAGCAGGAGTTGCAGTGTCCTTGGATCCCCTTCATTCGTCCAATCAAAAGCTTTTCGACCTGCTCTGTGCTGATTGGAGGAACAGTCTCCAGCTTCCTTGTGTCGTGATTTCCATCTTCCTCTGTTCACAAAGATTAACATCATATCCAtcaaatatacacagattacAAGATACAACACATGTTCAGATTGAGATAACTTCATGCAGGTTTTCCCGCATGGAGTTATGTCAGATAAATGTAAAAGGTAATATAAATATCTTCAATTTTAGTTTATGAAATAACTACTTGACAGGGgtgaacagaacagaaaaaaaggtctTCGAAGCTTAGCTGCCATTAGAgtcaaaccaataaaaaaataaaaaagttattttgaaacTTCTCAAATTGGTAGGCAAGGAGAAGAAACAGGTTTTCAGTTGTATGTGTTGTGACTCAGTCCGAATAGGACTGTATAGGAAATAGAAAATCAATCTGGGCAAAGTTTTTTATTCTACAACTCATTACAGTTGTGCTTTTTAgaacaaaactatttatataaatcattaaaaggttaaaattaCCATGTTATACATCCCGATAAATGCATCCTGCAACTCTGAACTTACCATTTTTATCCAGTTCTAGCATCATGTTGTTTTGGGCTGATATGTTCTGAAATCGTGAATCAGGACGGCAGGACATCAGCTTCACAAACAAAGCTCTCTTTGGAGGACAGTCGAAATAACGCACTCCATGAACTGTTCCGTCGCTGACGCCACAGGCTTCCTCCTGCAGACAGTTTCAAAGAAATCAAATCACTTCAGGGTTAAATACTAACAGTCATTATTAGAGATGCACAATGTATCGACATCAACATCGGACGATGCTAGTAATTTTTTAACACTTATCTGTCCGATCAGTAAAATTGGGTCAATATTAACAACTGatgtttatttctattctgttgctgtgtttatgtttgtgtttctggagGAGAGGAGTGGGTTGgccatgtggtatttgtttggtaATGTGAGAATGATAGTGACGCTAACTGTCAAAAGGccagcaaaatatatataatttataacaTACTATCGGCCCAAATTTTTTGTATCTGAGCTATGTTCCATGTTAGATTAAAATTACAGGCATTACAGGTCTTGTTCACAGTATAATCTAAACATCAACACATCAGCAAATAGATTTACCAACTCAAGTCCAACCATCTTATCTTCACGGCCGGGTAGCCTGCCGATCCAGCGGATAATTCCATAGGAGTTCCCTTTACCTAAAGTCACCTCAACAACAGAGTTTAGACTTATGCTCAGATCAGTGTGAGCTTCCACAGATGGAATATCGATGTCCATGCTTCCAGACCCTACAGTGTGTAGAAAATATAATAATCAGATTGAACAAAAGTGGAGAAAACAGATatagaaatacaaaatcaaGCTCAAACCTGAAAGAAATTCTCCTTTGTTAACCATGTAGAGTGGAAGCTTAATTTCTCCCCCTCTTTTTCCATTCTCATCCTTGTcctacaaacataaaaaacacactataaatattttgtaaatagcttcattgtgttttaaaaaaaattattgtaaacTCTAAAGCAGCGGGTTTTAGCAAGCAGTTGCAATTTTAGGAATGGAGTGAAAAGTCAATTGCGCCactaaagtttcattttgattttctgaatGCATAGTCAGAGGGTGTCCTCATCTGTTGATGACAGTGTAAACAACGTCAGACTTGTGAGGAAAATTGTCCTAAATCCCCAGTGAGTTGGTTTAAGGTCAACATTATGAATCTGTATCTATGTTTATGCTAAGAAACTTGAACTGTACATGATCATTGCTTGTCTAAAGTTAAATCACACATACCTTGTATAAATTTAACTATACTAGTATAGTTAAATCTATATTTGAATAGATTTagttattcaatttattttgggTTAGTTTATGTATGTGAGgcagattcaaaacaaatattgtcaCAAGGAACTTTAAAAAACTATCAAATCTAATTTAGAAGCAGAAAATTACGCCCTCTAGATCCCATAGATTCAAAGTCAATCATATAAACTCCAGTTAGTGTtaaatgagaaggtgtgtccaaacttttggtctgtactgtatattgttcATATTATTTAATAGTCTTAtgattattaaataatatgaaCACAAATCACACTTGCCACGAAAGGACAAGTGTGATTTGGaaacacaaagtattaaaatagCTGGGTGCAGGTGGAGCCAGAGTTTTCCATAAAAGTTCAAAGGAATActttcaacatttacactcataGTGAAATGAAAGTTTGTCTCCTTTGAACTCTAGGTCTTATTTTGAATGTGTCTCAGGTTTATGAGAATACACGTCTTTCAAATTATATACTTACTGTGGAAATCTGCACAATATGTTGTCCTCCATCTTCCTGAATGTCTAGTACTATCCCAAAGCGATATTTATCATCGATGAAGAAATACACGTTGTCTCCAGGAAATATGTTTTGTGCTTGCTGTTGACTGTGGAGCTGTGCCATGGAAGGCGACACAGGGGTTGGAACTAAAGGCTTCACTCTGGAGGATGGGGCAAAAATGCCGCAGTTTTTCTCacataggaaaaatgtcttagatcCAAAGCTTCCATCGGTTTTTCCCTTCCCTTTGTCTGGTTTCTTGAGAGGAAAGACAGCAGAAAATACTGATga
It encodes:
- the cyldl gene encoding ubiquitin carboxyl-terminal hydrolase CYLD, with product MNPSDYVYFIITKKPESPLHIKLGSICYIREYTYNTHNVSQPGRRTKLPVTFLKSLNNIIYNIDVICMEKLSLEEADFLLACEPEDERLHWFRDNAFQASLGLTVGTNVMVKEEDEMLMGVIRYIGPILEPNYVNPIRGRFFGIELQKPDKGKGKTDGSFGSKTFFLCEKNCGIFAPSSRVKPLVPTPVSPSMAQLHSQQQAQNIFPGDNVYFFIDDKYRFGIVLDIQEDGGQHIVQISTDKDENGKRGGEIKLPLYMVNKGEFLSGSGSMDIDIPSVEAHTDLSISLNSVVEVTLGKGNSYGIIRWIGRLPGREDKMVGLELEEACGVSDGTVHGVRYFDCPPKRALFVKLMSCRPDSRFQNISAQNNMMLELDKNEEDGNHDTRKLETVPPISTEQVEKLLIGRMKGIQGHCNSCYMDSALFGLFSCSSVLDSMLFKATTPQDAPIQRILLHDIVNPLRSKGFVQGQDIMRFREQLQKHGYCQSFTTDEKDPEEFLIIVMHHILVLEPLLKLSAAGKVQESYCYQIFLDQNHSLVLPTVQQLLEHSFHSGGLKLAEVPSCLILQMPRFGKKFKMFSKIIPSLELDITDLLSEGPQQCIMCGHMAVEECADCFKEPVFSQTGFKVFCKTCSTQVHSHPQRLSHQPAALEVPKGYIDRGIPHSLTRDRLELFAVLCIETSHYVSFVKHGPNTRDWIFFDSMADREGERDGFNIPEVQACPEVGMYLEMSPAELANQVPRDMKGVAKRLFCDAYMYLYRSTSMCLYR